A genome region from Macrotis lagotis isolate mMagLag1 chromosome 4, bilby.v1.9.chrom.fasta, whole genome shotgun sequence includes the following:
- the ANP32A gene encoding acidic leucine-rich nuclear phosphoprotein 32 family member A — MEMEKRIHLELRNRTPSDVKELVLDNCRTYDGKIKGLTDDFEELEFLSTINVGLSSVANLPKLNKLKKLELSDNRISGELEVLAEKCPNLTHLNLSGNKIKDLSTIDPLKKLENLKSLDLFNCEVTNLNDYRENVFKLLPQLTYLDGYDRDDKEAPDSDVEGFVEGLEDDEDEDEEEYDEDAQVVEDEEDDDEEEEGEEEEVSGEEEEDEEGYNDGEVDDEEDEDEVGEEEKGQKRKREPEDGGDEDD, encoded by the exons GTGAAAGAGCTTGTCCTGGACAACTGTCGGACATATGATGGTAAAATCAAAGGCCTCACAGATGATTTTGAAGAACTGGAGTTCTTAAGTACAATCAACGTAGGCCTCTCCTCAGTTGCAAACTTACCAAAGTTAAATAAacttaagaag CTTGAACTAAGTGATAACAGAATCTCTGGAGAACTGGAAGTATTGGCAGAAAAGTGCCCAAACCTCACACATCTAAATCtaagtggaaataaaataaaagacctCAGTACAATAGACCCTCTG AAAAAGTTAGAAAACCTCAAGAGCTTAGATCTTTTTAATTGTGAGGTAACTAACTTGAATGACTACAGAGAAAATGTATTCAAACTCCTCCCCCAACTCACATACCTTGATGGCTATGACCGAGATGACAAGGAGGCCCCTGACTCAGATGTTGAGGGCTTTGTGGAGGGACTTGAAGATGACGAAGATGAGGATG AGGAGGAATATGACGAAGATGCCCAGGTAGTGGAGGATGAAGAGGAtgatgatgaggaagaagaaggagaagaggaggaagtgaGTGGAGAAGAAGAG GAGGATGAGGAAGGTTACAATGATGGGGAAgtagatgatgaagaagatgaagatgaagttGGTG aagaagaaaagggacagAAGAGAAAACGAGAACCTGAAGATGGGGGTGATGAAGATGACTAA